The genomic segment CGAACGTTTTCAGGGCGGCATCTTTACCGAGGCCGACTATCTGGGCCGGGCGCAGCCGTCTGCCGACCAGTCCTAATCCACGAACAACCGATCAGGGTTGAGCAAGGTTCGCTCCCCATGAAGAGGGAGAGCGAACTTCGCCCCTAAAAGCTCGTCTCCGTACACTCAGACGGTGTTCCTCTGTTCGTGATCGTCTGCCTAAGCTGCACATCTGCTCACGTTCAGGCCTTCTTGCGTACCCGGCGAGTACAATGCGGGCGTGTCCACCGGGTTGCTGATCGTTCTGGCCGTACTGCTCTCGTATCTCCTCGGAGCCGTGCCTGCGGGCACCTGGGTTGCCCGTCTGCGCGGCGTCGATATCCGCACGGTGGGGTCGGGCAACAGCGGGGCCACCAACGTGCAGCGCTCGCTGGGCTGGGGGCCAGGCCTGATGGTCGGGTGTTTCGACATCCTGAAAGGCGGGCTGGCGGTGTGGCTGGCCCGCCAGCTTCACCTGAGTGAAAGCGTGGCGGCGCTGTGCGGGCTATGTGCGGTGCTGGGGCACAATTTCAGCGTCTTTTCGGGCTTTCGGGGCGGCAAAGGCGTGGCGACCAGCTTCGGAGTTCTGCTGCTGATCGACCCGTTGGCAGGAGCTGCCATCTTCCCCATCGCCTTCTGCGTGATGTACCTGACGCGCTACGTATCGGCAGGCAGCATGGTCGGGGCCGTGAGCGCCCTGGTCATCGAAGCGGCGCTGAATCGCCCGTGGTGGGAACTGCTGATCTCGCTGATCCTGGCTGCCCTGATGTTCTACCAGCACCGCCAGAACATCGTGCGGCTGCGTCTGGGCACCGAGAGCAGATTCGGTCAGCGGGTGGCAGCACCTGCGCCCAAGAGTCCGAAAGTAATGAATTGAGCGCGAATAACACAGGGTCGCGGAGCCGAACGACGTGGCCCCGCGACCCGTTTTTCTGATGGAGTGCGGCGGTCAGAGGGTCTGTCGTCAGACTTAGAAACGTTTCCATTCCGGGTGCGCTATGCTTGGGCATCTTTCACACTGCCCGGCAGGAATGCGCGTCTGCGTTCCGTGCCCGACCTGGAGTTCTATGCCTGCACGCATCCGCATCTATGGTCACGAAGCCGTCTTTGCTGGCGGACATTGGACATGTCCCGACGACAGCTTGCAGGCGATGCTCGAAGGGTTGGCCGATCCACGCGCCCTGACGCCGCAGGCAGAACAGGAACACGCCACGTACTGCGCGGGCCGCTTCGGAGGCCTGATCTTTACCGAACTGGGCTGGGAAACCGCGCCACACCCCGAGGCCGAGATCAAGCTGGAAGACTTCGCGCCGCAGCGCAAGCCCGAGCGTGAGAGCAGCGGCGGTGGGCTGTTCGGCTTCATGCGCCGCCGAAAAGCCTGAGGTCAGGTGTAGCCAAAGGCGCAGCTTCCCCGTGCCGAAGGTGACACAGTGCGGTATGCACCGCGCTCCTCTGCTGACTGCGCTGGCACTGACTTCTGCGCTGTTGACGTCGTGCCTGCCGCCTGCCGTCGCCTTCCAGCCGGGCCAGACACTCGATCCGGCGGCTCTGGGGCCCAACAACGCCGCGACCGAGTGGTGGTATGTCTCGGGCTACCTGCCCGACACACAGCAGGCTTTCCACTGGGCGCAGTTCAAGGTGAATTACCAGGGTCTGCCCTATTACGCGGCGCACATCGCCGTTACCGACCTGAACACCGGCAAGGTCACATTTCTGGAACAGGGCAAACAGGACGCTGCGTTCTCGTTTCCACCTCTGAACGTCAGACAGGCCGACTGGACGCTGATCCAGCACACAGGCGGAAACACGGCTCCTTTCGCGCTGAACGCCGGGCCGCTGCACCTGACCCTGACGCCGCAGAAAAACCCGGTGGTTCATCCGCCCGGCTATTCCGGCACGCCCGAAACCGGGCAACTGTACTACCAGAGCGTGACTCGCCTGGGCGTCAGCGGCACCGTCGCCGGGCAGCCTGCCAGCGGGACGGCGTGGCTCGATCACCAGTGGGGCGACCAGCAACCGGGGCGCAGCGCCCTGTGGGACTGGTTCGGTGTGCACCTGTCAGACGGGTCGGATCTGATGCTGTACCGCGTCAGGACGCTGGACGGCAGGGTGGTGCAGCTTGCCGGGTCGGAGGTCGGCGCTGACGGTGTGGCCCGCGAAGTGAAGAACGTGACCATGACCCCGACCCGCTCGTGGAAAGCCCCTTCTGGCCGCAGCTACGCCATCGACTGGACCGTCACGTCCGAACGCGGCAGCGTCACGCTCAGAGCCGTCCACGACGATCAGGAGCTGCTGTCGAAAACCACCTCGGTCGCCTACTGGGAAGGCCCGGTACAGGGCGAAGGGCAGTGGGGCGGCGCGGCGGTCACGGTGCAGGGGATGGGCGAGTTCGTGGGCGGCCCGCTGACCAAAGCCGAGGGCGGCACCTTCGGAGCGAAGTAGGTAGCGAAGACCAGGTAGGCAGCAGAAATCGGGCCGCTACACTGGCTGCATGAAGCTACTCGGCATTATCGGCGGCATGTCGTGGACGAGTACGGCGGAATATTACCGCCTGCTGAACGAAGAAGTGGCGGCGCGGCTGGGCGGCCTACACTCGGCCCGGGTTCTGATTCACAGCGTCGATTTTGCGGAGATCGCGGCCCAGCAGCGTGCGGGCGAGTGGGAGGCAGCGGGCGCGGTACTGGCAGCGGCAGCGCAGGGTCTGGAACGGGCAGGCGCACACGGACTGCTGCTCGCCACCAATACCATGCATAAGGTCGCGCCCGCTCTCGAAGTCGCCACTTCGCTGCCGCTGCTGCATATTGCCGACGCAACAGCCAGAGCAATCCGGGCAGCAGGTCTGACGCACGTAGGACTGCTCGCCACCGCCTTCACGATGGAGCAGGATTTTTACAGAGAACGGCTGGCGCAGCATGGGATTACAGCCATCGTTCCGGGTACAGCAGACCGTGCTGAGATTCACCGCATCATCTACGACGAGCTGTGTCATAACGTGGTGTTGCCCGCTTCACGCAGCACGTATCGCCGCGTTATGGCCGAATTGCAGACGCGGGGCGCACAGGGCATCATTCTGGGCTGCACCGAGATCACGCTGCTGATCGGAGCAGACGATACGCCGCTGCCCGTTTTCGATACTACGCGCCTGCACGTTCGGGCTGCCGCCGACTTCATGCTGAATGCGCCCCAGAAAACGGAAACGCAGAAAGGCGGCGCATACGGTTGACAACCTGTGCATACCGCGCTATCCTTTCTTTATCAGCGTCCTTCGGGGCGCTTTTTTATTGCTCGCCTTCAGCTCTCGTCGCTGCTTCAGCTGCCGCGTTTGCAGCGCACGTCGGCAGAAAAGTACTTCTGGCTGAGCTTGTCGTAGCGCCCGTCGTGCGTCACCTTGATCATGCCGATATTGAGGGCCGAACGCAGCGTCGAATTGTCCTGCGCCGTCGCCATGCCGATGGGCACGCTGTACAGCACCGGGCCGAAGACCACCGGATATTTCGGATACAGCCGCTCGACGCTGGGTTTCATCACGGCATAGCCGAAGGTCGCGTCGATCTGGTGCGCGATCAGGGCAAGCGTCACGTCGCTGACGGTGCCGTACACCCGCACAGTCTTGGGAACGGCAGATGACGGACGTAACTTTCCATGATGGTTCCGGCAGGCACACCGATGGTCTTGTTCTCCAGATCGGTGTGCAGTTGCAGCTTGGGATCGGCAGAAATCACACTGACCCCGGCACACATGGTCGGCTGCGTGAAGTCTACTTTCTGCTCGCGGGTACTGGTAATGGCGAGGGCGGCCAGCGCCACATCGGCACGGTCGTTGATGAGGGCGTCGAACAGTTCGTTGGAAGGCGCGTGCAGCACCTGCACCTTCAGGCCCATATCGGCAGCGAGATTGGAAATCAGCTCGATCTCGAAGCCGATGTCTGCGCCGCCCGACGTGAAGCTGAAGGGCGGCAGATCGGCGGGGGCGATCACGCGCAGGGTACCGTCGGCGCGAATGGCGCTGAGTGGACGCGCCTGAGCGCCGCCAAAGGCCGAGAGAACGACGCTGCAAGCGAGGGCGAGCGGG from the Deinococcus ruber genome contains:
- the plsY gene encoding glycerol-3-phosphate 1-O-acyltransferase PlsY, encoding MSTGLLIVLAVLLSYLLGAVPAGTWVARLRGVDIRTVGSGNSGATNVQRSLGWGPGLMVGCFDILKGGLAVWLARQLHLSESVAALCGLCAVLGHNFSVFSGFRGGKGVATSFGVLLLIDPLAGAAIFPIAFCVMYLTRYVSAGSMVGAVSALVIEAALNRPWWELLISLILAALMFYQHRQNIVRLRLGTESRFGQRVAAPAPKSPKVMN
- a CDS encoding lipocalin family protein, whose amino-acid sequence is MHRAPLLTALALTSALLTSCLPPAVAFQPGQTLDPAALGPNNAATEWWYVSGYLPDTQQAFHWAQFKVNYQGLPYYAAHIAVTDLNTGKVTFLEQGKQDAAFSFPPLNVRQADWTLIQHTGGNTAPFALNAGPLHLTLTPQKNPVVHPPGYSGTPETGQLYYQSVTRLGVSGTVAGQPASGTAWLDHQWGDQQPGRSALWDWFGVHLSDGSDLMLYRVRTLDGRVVQLAGSEVGADGVAREVKNVTMTPTRSWKAPSGRSYAIDWTVTSERGSVTLRAVHDDQELLSKTTSVAYWEGPVQGEGQWGGAAVTVQGMGEFVGGPLTKAEGGTFGAK
- a CDS encoding aspartate/glutamate racemase family protein, producing the protein MKLLGIIGGMSWTSTAEYYRLLNEEVAARLGGLHSARVLIHSVDFAEIAAQQRAGEWEAAGAVLAAAAQGLERAGAHGLLLATNTMHKVAPALEVATSLPLLHIADATARAIRAAGLTHVGLLATAFTMEQDFYRERLAQHGITAIVPGTADRAEIHRIIYDELCHNVVLPASRSTYRRVMAELQTRGAQGIILGCTEITLLIGADDTPLPVFDTTRLHVRAAADFMLNAPQKTETQKGGAYG
- a CDS encoding transporter substrate-binding domain-containing protein is translated as MYGTVSDVTLALIAHQIDATFGYAVMKPSVERLYPKYPVVFGPVLYSVPIGMATAQDNSTLRSALNIGMIKVTHDGRYDKLSQKYFSADVRCKRGS
- a CDS encoding substrate-binding periplasmic protein, which encodes MPRLPACSLAPLALACSVVLSAFGGAQARPLSAIRADGTLRVIAPADLPPFSFTSGGADIGFEIELISNLAADMGLKVQVLHAPSNELFDALINDRADVALAALAITSTREQKVDFTQPTMCAGVSVISADPKLQLHTDLENKTIGVPAGTIMESYVRHLPFPRLCGCTAPSAT